The proteins below come from a single Corynebacterium glyciniphilum AJ 3170 genomic window:
- the ypfJ gene encoding KPN_02809 family neutral zinc metallopeptidase — protein sequence MSFNNNLSGMGGRARSGGSSGGGGFGIGGGGRQGGNRGGGILGMLLMSRIGRRFGIPGILVVAVVLFFANGGLGMFGADSSRVSEQGADGAGGRLDHCTTVEDANTYDDCRIEGTAISLDTVWSSLLPDQAGINYSEPGLVIGDGQVNTGCGTASTAQTGPFYCPGDETVYIGDDFFSQLSSMGGSDGPFAQMYVVAHEFGHHIQHLEGNLGLSDYDDPGEDSNAVKMELQADCYAGVWASHADKGEDAVLDPVTPDQVNQAITSAQAIGDDAIQSVGGGQVTPDAWTHGSSEQRQRWFTTGYDNGTMASCQQNFR from the coding sequence ATGTCCTTCAACAACAACCTGTCCGGCATGGGTGGGCGGGCCCGCTCCGGTGGAAGCTCGGGCGGCGGCGGTTTCGGAATCGGTGGCGGCGGGCGCCAGGGTGGCAACCGCGGCGGTGGGATCCTGGGTATGCTCCTGATGAGCAGGATCGGCCGACGCTTCGGCATTCCCGGAATCCTCGTCGTTGCCGTCGTGCTGTTTTTCGCGAACGGGGGGCTTGGCATGTTCGGAGCAGACTCCTCCCGAGTGAGCGAGCAAGGCGCCGACGGAGCCGGTGGAAGGCTGGACCACTGCACCACCGTCGAAGACGCCAACACCTACGACGACTGCCGGATTGAAGGCACCGCCATCTCGCTCGACACCGTGTGGTCGTCACTGCTGCCCGACCAGGCCGGGATCAACTACTCTGAGCCCGGTCTGGTCATCGGGGACGGACAGGTCAACACAGGATGTGGTACCGCCTCGACGGCGCAGACCGGACCGTTCTACTGCCCGGGCGATGAGACCGTCTACATCGGCGACGACTTCTTCTCCCAGCTTTCGTCGATGGGCGGATCGGACGGCCCGTTCGCGCAGATGTATGTCGTGGCGCACGAGTTCGGGCACCACATCCAGCATCTCGAGGGGAACCTGGGCCTGTCCGACTACGACGACCCGGGCGAAGACTCCAATGCGGTGAAGATGGAGTTGCAGGCCGACTGCTATGCCGGGGTCTGGGCGTCACACGCCGACAAGGGCGAAGACGCCGTCCTGGACCCGGTGACGCCTGACCAGGTCAACCAGGCCATCACCTCCGCCCAGGCGATCGGTGATGATGCGATCCAGAGTGTCGGCGGCGGGCAGGTCACCCCCGACGCCTGGACCCACGGTTCGTCCGAACAGCGCCAGCGCTGGTTCACCACCGGGTATGACAACGGAACCATGGCATCCTGCCAGCAGAACTTCCGTTGA
- the aspS gene encoding aspartate--tRNA ligase: MLRTHLCGDLRSNHIGEEVTLTGWVSRRRDHGGVIFIDLRDRSGLAQVVFRENEVAERAHALRSEYCLRVTGIVEARPEGSENPNLASGDIELNVTGLEILNESAALPFQIDDSASGGEVGEETRLKYRYLDLRRDNQARALRLRSTVNAAARNVLIDQEFTEIETPTLTRSTPEGARDFLVPARLRPGKFYALPQSPQLFKQLLMVSGMERYFQIARCYRDEDFRADRQPEFTQLDVEMSFVDQEDVIALAEEILAAVWKQIGYEISAPIPRITYADAMRRYGSDKPDLRFDIEITECTEFFENTSFRVFRSDYVGAVVMDGGASQPRRTLDAWQDWAKQRGAKGLAYILVGEDGTLSGPVAKNITEAEREGIAAHVGAKPGDCIFFAAGDVKSSRALLGAARGEIAERLGLIKDGDWAFTWVVDAPLFEPAADATASGDVALGNSAWTAVHHAFTSPKPEWIDTFDENPGEATAYAYDIVCNGNEIGGGSIRIHRRDIQERVFAVMGISEEEAREKFGFLLDAFAFGAPPHGGIAFGWDRIVSLLGGYDSIRDVIAFPKSGGGIDPLTDAPGEITAQQRKESGIDAKPKKNA; the protein is encoded by the coding sequence GTGCTGCGGACCCATCTTTGTGGTGACCTTCGCTCCAACCACATCGGCGAGGAGGTAACCCTCACCGGATGGGTCTCCCGTCGACGGGACCACGGTGGAGTGATCTTCATCGACCTGCGTGACCGGTCCGGACTGGCCCAGGTGGTGTTCCGCGAGAATGAGGTCGCCGAACGGGCACATGCACTGCGCAGCGAGTACTGCCTGCGTGTCACCGGAATCGTGGAGGCCCGTCCCGAAGGTTCCGAGAACCCGAACCTGGCGTCGGGTGACATCGAGCTCAACGTCACCGGCCTGGAGATCCTCAATGAGTCCGCGGCACTGCCGTTCCAGATCGACGATTCCGCCAGTGGGGGAGAGGTCGGCGAGGAGACCCGCCTGAAGTACCGCTACCTGGATCTGCGCCGGGACAACCAGGCGCGCGCACTGCGTCTGCGCTCCACGGTGAATGCCGCGGCTCGCAACGTCCTGATCGACCAGGAGTTCACCGAGATCGAGACGCCGACCCTCACCCGCTCCACGCCCGAGGGAGCCCGCGACTTCCTGGTGCCGGCACGTCTGCGCCCCGGAAAATTCTACGCCCTGCCGCAGTCCCCCCAGCTGTTCAAGCAGCTGCTGATGGTCTCGGGCATGGAGCGCTACTTCCAGATCGCACGCTGCTACCGTGACGAGGACTTCCGTGCCGATCGCCAGCCGGAGTTCACCCAGCTGGACGTGGAGATGAGCTTCGTCGACCAGGAAGACGTCATCGCCCTCGCCGAGGAGATCCTGGCTGCCGTATGGAAGCAGATCGGCTACGAGATCTCCGCGCCCATCCCGCGGATCACCTACGCCGATGCGATGCGTCGCTACGGTTCCGACAAGCCCGACCTGCGTTTCGACATCGAGATCACGGAGTGCACCGAGTTCTTCGAGAACACGTCCTTCCGTGTGTTCAGGTCCGACTATGTCGGTGCTGTGGTCATGGACGGCGGCGCGTCGCAGCCTCGTCGTACCCTCGACGCGTGGCAGGACTGGGCCAAGCAGCGCGGTGCCAAAGGACTGGCCTACATCCTCGTCGGCGAAGACGGCACACTGTCGGGCCCGGTGGCCAAGAACATCACCGAGGCCGAGCGTGAGGGCATCGCTGCACATGTCGGAGCGAAACCGGGTGACTGCATCTTCTTCGCCGCGGGCGATGTGAAGTCCTCCCGTGCACTTCTCGGAGCCGCCCGTGGCGAGATCGCCGAGCGTCTCGGACTGATCAAGGACGGCGACTGGGCGTTCACCTGGGTCGTGGACGCCCCGCTGTTCGAGCCCGCCGCTGATGCCACCGCCTCCGGCGATGTCGCACTCGGGAACTCGGCGTGGACCGCCGTCCACCATGCCTTCACCTCTCCGAAGCCCGAGTGGATCGACACGTTCGACGAGAACCCCGGTGAGGCCACCGCCTACGCCTATGACATCGTCTGCAACGGCAATGAGATCGGCGGCGGGTCCATCCGTATCCACCGCCGCGACATCCAGGAGCGGGTCTTCGCCGTCATGGGAATCTCCGAGGAGGAGGCCCGCGAGAAGTTCGGTTTCCTGCTCGACGCCTTCGCTTTCGGAGCCCCGCCCCACGGCGGCATCGCCTTCGGCTGGGACCGCATCGTCTCTCTCCTCGGCGGTTACGACTCCATCCGTGACGTCATCGCGTTCCCGAAGTCCGGTGGCGGCATTGATCCGTTGACCGACGCCCCCGGCGAGATCACCGCGCAGCAGCGCAAGGAGTCCGGGATCGACGCAAAACCCAAGAAGAACGCCTGA
- a CDS encoding phosphotransferase — translation MLSIDDALDSAAHLLGSRFGGTPELTHPENLGGSGDSLVIRVKVSPNPFLQERTVVIKQLPPVASGDNGERGDADAEAISAMIREVVAYQYTNTLAEEHRPGPQLLAHDIDDRIMVLSDSGDGRNYSDILTMDDEMERAAALRKLGRALGRMHVATADGQAAFDTLNRRQHSRHNLPASRVTDRDVDVVALVEQGLDLLRRSGVTVDPTVEEFAHEAGQRQSRTRVQAFTPFDLTPDNIMLADTVVFLDYEWAGFRDIVSDVACVIAGFPHDITTPLLDSEELREFIESWSTEVSVVWPAVREEGRLEKALMASLVGWALMSLSLLYHGTLAVIETSGSAAEGVRRLDHMPSEHLSDLATTVEAVRRFADRNQVDERFAAVRDFAAELLTTLAKLGAQPQIR, via the coding sequence GTGCTGAGCATCGATGACGCACTGGACAGTGCCGCACACCTGCTGGGGAGCCGTTTTGGCGGAACCCCCGAGCTGACACACCCGGAGAATCTCGGGGGCAGTGGGGATTCCCTGGTCATCCGGGTAAAGGTCTCGCCGAACCCGTTCCTCCAGGAGCGGACGGTCGTCATCAAGCAACTGCCGCCGGTGGCGTCGGGCGACAACGGCGAACGAGGTGACGCGGACGCCGAAGCCATCTCCGCGATGATCCGCGAGGTCGTGGCGTACCAGTACACCAATACCCTCGCGGAGGAACACCGACCCGGGCCGCAGTTGCTCGCCCACGACATCGATGACCGCATCATGGTGCTCTCGGATTCAGGTGACGGACGTAATTACTCCGATATCCTCACGATGGACGATGAGATGGAGCGGGCCGCCGCACTGCGCAAGCTGGGTCGCGCCCTGGGCCGGATGCACGTGGCGACCGCCGACGGCCAGGCTGCCTTCGACACACTCAACCGCCGCCAGCACTCGAGGCACAATCTTCCCGCGTCCCGGGTGACCGACCGCGACGTCGACGTCGTCGCACTGGTTGAGCAGGGCCTTGACCTGCTTCGCCGCAGCGGAGTCACTGTCGATCCCACCGTTGAGGAGTTCGCGCACGAGGCCGGTCAGCGTCAGTCCCGTACCCGGGTGCAGGCATTCACCCCGTTTGACCTGACTCCCGACAACATCATGCTCGCCGACACCGTGGTCTTCCTGGACTACGAGTGGGCGGGGTTCCGCGACATTGTCTCGGACGTCGCCTGCGTGATCGCCGGCTTCCCTCACGACATCACCACTCCGTTGCTGGACTCCGAGGAGCTCCGTGAGTTCATCGAGTCCTGGTCGACTGAGGTATCGGTGGTCTGGCCTGCGGTACGTGAGGAAGGTCGACTGGAGAAGGCATTGATGGCCTCTCTGGTGGGCTGGGCACTGATGAGCCTGTCCCTGCTCTACCACGGCACACTCGCGGTCATCGAGACCTCCGGTTCCGCCGCCGAGGGGGTACGCCGCCTCGACCACATGCCGAGTGAGCATCTCTCCGATCTTGCTACGACGGTGGAGGCGGTGCGTCGTTTCGCTGACCGAAACCAGGTGGACGAGCGGTTCGCCGCGGTCCGCGACTTCGCCGCCGAGCTGCTGACCACCCTGGCCAAGCTCGGGGCCCAGCCGCAGATCCGCTAG
- a CDS encoding replication-associated recombination protein A, giving the protein MNGDDSLFDVPAAGVGGEPMPTRSADSYFHPGAHAPLAVRMRPRSLDEVVGQSHVLGDNSPLRRLIDGRGDSSVILYGPPGTGKTTVASLVAGASGRRFEALSALNAGVKEVRSVIDNARRLLSHGESTVLFIDEVHRFSKTQQDALLGAVENRTVLLVAATTENPSFSVVAPLLSRSLLVQLRPLQDEDIAILLSRAAADPRGYDGAVTLEDDARALLAALAAGDARRGLTYLEAAVEGIGDREVLTAEDVRASTDRAVARYDRDGDQHYDITSAFVKSLRGSDPDAALHYLARMIDAGEDPRFIARRLVIHASEDVGMADPSALQVAVAAHQAVSFIGMPEGRIPLAQAAVHIATAAKSNSVIRGIDAALADVRDGRGSVVPPHLRDGHYSGAEALGNAVGYRYPHDDPRGVLRQDYLPDDLAGARYYEPTDHGREHTLSARLETLRGIVRGNG; this is encoded by the coding sequence ATGAACGGAGACGACAGCCTCTTCGACGTCCCAGCCGCGGGTGTCGGTGGCGAGCCTATGCCGACCCGGTCGGCGGATTCCTACTTCCACCCGGGGGCGCATGCTCCGCTGGCGGTCCGGATGCGCCCGCGTTCGCTGGACGAGGTCGTCGGCCAGTCCCATGTACTCGGGGACAATTCGCCGTTGCGTCGTCTCATCGACGGCCGCGGCGACTCGTCCGTTATCCTCTACGGCCCTCCCGGGACGGGCAAGACCACAGTGGCCTCGCTGGTGGCCGGTGCGTCCGGCCGCCGGTTCGAGGCGCTGTCCGCCTTAAATGCCGGGGTGAAGGAGGTGCGCTCGGTCATCGACAATGCCCGACGCCTCCTGAGCCACGGGGAGTCGACGGTGCTGTTCATCGACGAGGTGCACCGTTTCTCGAAGACCCAGCAGGACGCGCTGTTGGGGGCAGTGGAGAACAGGACTGTCCTGCTGGTGGCGGCAACCACAGAGAACCCGAGTTTCTCGGTGGTGGCGCCGTTGTTGTCCCGCTCACTTCTGGTCCAGCTCCGACCGTTGCAGGACGAGGACATCGCCATTCTGCTCTCCCGGGCGGCGGCCGATCCCCGAGGTTACGACGGAGCGGTCACTCTCGAGGATGATGCCCGTGCCCTTCTTGCGGCCCTCGCCGCCGGAGACGCCCGACGCGGACTGACCTATCTGGAAGCTGCGGTCGAAGGGATCGGGGACCGTGAGGTTCTCACCGCCGAGGATGTCCGGGCCTCCACCGACCGTGCCGTAGCCCGGTACGACAGGGACGGCGACCAGCACTACGACATCACCAGTGCCTTCGTGAAGTCGTTACGTGGCTCGGACCCCGATGCCGCCCTGCACTACCTGGCACGCATGATCGACGCTGGGGAGGACCCCCGGTTCATTGCCCGCCGACTGGTGATCCACGCGTCCGAGGACGTCGGGATGGCTGATCCGTCGGCGCTGCAGGTAGCTGTCGCCGCCCACCAGGCGGTGAGTTTCATCGGCATGCCGGAAGGGCGGATCCCCCTGGCGCAGGCCGCAGTGCACATCGCCACTGCGGCGAAGTCGAACTCAGTGATCCGGGGCATCGACGCCGCTCTGGCCGATGTCCGTGATGGCCGGGGTTCCGTGGTTCCGCCGCACCTTCGGGACGGTCATTACTCGGGGGCGGAAGCACTGGGTAACGCCGTCGGCTACCGCTACCCGCACGATGACCCCCGGGGGGTCCTCCGGCAGGACTATCTGCCGGACGATCTCGCCGGGGCACGGTACTACGAACCGACCGACCATGGCCGTGAGCACACCCTCAGTGCACGGTTGGAGACCCTTCGCGGGATTGTGCGGGGTAACGGGTAG
- the alaS gene encoding alanine--tRNA ligase yields the protein MQTHEIRERFLNHFVKQGHTEVPSASLILDDPNLLFVNAGMVPFKPYFLGEQTPSSSRATSIQKCVRTLDIEEVGITTRHNTFFQMAGNFSFGDYFKREVIRFAWDLLTNPVAEGGFGMDPDRLWPTVYRTDDEAARIWHEDIGVPEERIQRRGGEDNYWDMGVPGPGGPCSEIFYDRGPEYGVDGGPAADENRFIEIWNLVFMQDIRGDKSPKEGFEPVGELPQKNIDTGMGIERVACILQGVENVYETDLLAPVIQVAEHVTGSVYGRVENSVEDVRFRVIADHSRTALMLILDGVTPGNEGRGYILRRLLRRIIRSARLLGATGATMEKFMDTVRSTMTPSYPEITENWERIRAVAVGEETAFLKTLESGTRLFEDAAAKVKATGGTELGGDAAFVLHDTHGFPIDLTIEMASEAGLTVDKDGFDTRMAEQRARAKADSRAKKQVHADVSVYRSFVDNHPTVFLGYDTTDAEAHILGLVSGGQLVDRAPEGSEVEVILDRTPFYAESGGQMADRGTLTGPGGLAQVLDVQKTGRKVSLHRVNVTGGELAVGDTVAAHVDHAWRHAARQAHSGTHLIHAALRDVLGPTAVQAGSMNKPGYLRFDFTYGTQLTSDQLRRIQDISNEAVDTDYTVNTIETSLDEAKAMGAMALFGENYGSRVRVVEIGGPFSMELCGGIHVDHSSQVGPVTILGESSVGSGTRRIEAYTGMDSMRYLAGQNAVAGSLASRLKVTSEDLPERFAQISERLQAAEKRINQFRTAELTARVGDYVMQAVTVDGVRVVAARVADGIAGGDLRTIANDAKARFGSDEAVVVFASADPESGKVPFIAAVTDAAVARGLSAGEVVKAIGPLVGGRGGGKPSMAQGSGSDVSGIDAAVAAVRPHVESALSGAR from the coding sequence GTGCAGACTCATGAGATCCGCGAGCGATTCCTCAATCATTTCGTGAAGCAAGGTCACACCGAGGTTCCCAGCGCCTCGCTGATCCTGGACGACCCGAACCTGCTGTTCGTCAACGCCGGCATGGTCCCGTTCAAGCCTTACTTCCTCGGCGAGCAGACGCCGTCGTCGTCGCGGGCGACCTCGATCCAGAAGTGCGTGCGCACCCTGGACATCGAGGAGGTCGGGATCACCACCCGCCACAACACGTTCTTCCAGATGGCCGGGAACTTCTCCTTCGGTGACTACTTCAAGCGCGAGGTCATCCGCTTCGCCTGGGACCTGCTGACCAATCCCGTCGCCGAGGGCGGGTTCGGTATGGACCCCGACCGTCTGTGGCCCACTGTCTACCGGACCGACGACGAAGCCGCCAGGATCTGGCACGAGGACATCGGGGTTCCCGAAGAGCGTATCCAGCGCCGTGGCGGAGAGGACAACTACTGGGACATGGGGGTGCCCGGTCCCGGTGGACCATGTTCCGAGATCTTCTACGACCGTGGTCCGGAGTACGGTGTCGACGGTGGCCCGGCCGCGGACGAGAACCGGTTCATCGAGATCTGGAACCTGGTGTTCATGCAGGACATCCGCGGTGACAAGAGTCCCAAGGAGGGGTTCGAGCCGGTCGGTGAGCTGCCCCAGAAGAACATTGACACCGGCATGGGAATCGAGCGTGTGGCCTGCATCCTCCAGGGGGTGGAGAACGTGTACGAGACCGATCTTCTCGCGCCGGTCATCCAGGTCGCGGAGCACGTCACCGGCTCGGTCTACGGTCGGGTCGAGAATTCCGTCGAGGACGTGCGTTTCCGCGTCATCGCCGACCACAGCCGTACCGCACTCATGCTGATCCTCGACGGCGTGACCCCGGGCAATGAGGGCCGCGGCTACATTCTCCGTCGCCTCCTGCGCCGCATCATCCGGTCGGCCCGGCTCCTCGGCGCCACGGGCGCCACCATGGAGAAGTTCATGGACACCGTACGCAGCACCATGACTCCGTCCTACCCCGAGATCACCGAAAACTGGGAGCGTATCCGCGCGGTCGCCGTCGGTGAGGAAACCGCCTTCCTCAAGACCCTGGAGTCAGGCACCCGCCTGTTTGAGGACGCTGCCGCCAAGGTCAAGGCTACCGGCGGGACTGAGTTGGGTGGCGACGCTGCTTTCGTGCTGCACGACACCCACGGATTCCCGATCGACCTGACGATCGAGATGGCGTCGGAGGCCGGTCTCACGGTCGACAAGGACGGTTTCGACACCCGTATGGCCGAACAGCGTGCGCGGGCCAAGGCCGACAGTCGTGCGAAGAAGCAGGTCCACGCCGACGTGTCCGTGTACCGCTCCTTCGTCGACAACCACCCGACGGTGTTCCTGGGGTACGACACCACTGATGCGGAGGCCCATATTCTGGGCCTGGTGTCGGGCGGCCAGCTCGTGGACCGTGCACCGGAAGGCAGTGAGGTCGAGGTCATCCTGGACCGCACCCCCTTCTACGCCGAGTCCGGTGGCCAGATGGCCGACCGCGGTACCCTCACCGGTCCCGGTGGTCTCGCCCAGGTCCTCGACGTGCAGAAGACCGGACGCAAGGTCTCTCTGCACCGGGTCAACGTCACCGGCGGTGAACTTGCCGTGGGCGACACCGTCGCCGCCCATGTCGACCACGCCTGGCGTCACGCCGCGCGCCAGGCACACTCGGGAACGCACCTCATCCACGCGGCACTCCGCGATGTGCTGGGACCGACCGCAGTGCAGGCCGGTTCCATGAACAAGCCGGGATACCTGCGTTTCGACTTCACGTACGGCACCCAGCTCACCTCCGACCAGTTGCGTCGGATCCAGGACATCTCCAATGAGGCCGTGGACACCGACTACACGGTGAACACGATCGAGACCAGCCTCGACGAAGCGAAGGCCATGGGCGCGATGGCCTTGTTCGGTGAGAACTACGGGTCACGGGTCCGGGTCGTCGAGATCGGCGGACCGTTCTCCATGGAGCTGTGTGGAGGTATCCACGTCGACCACTCCTCCCAGGTGGGCCCGGTCACGATCCTCGGCGAATCATCGGTGGGGTCGGGGACACGTCGTATCGAGGCCTACACCGGTATGGACTCGATGCGTTACCTGGCAGGCCAGAACGCCGTGGCGGGTTCGCTGGCCTCCCGTCTGAAGGTCACCTCCGAGGATCTTCCGGAGCGTTTCGCCCAGATCAGTGAGCGACTGCAGGCGGCCGAGAAGCGGATCAACCAGTTCCGTACCGCCGAGCTCACCGCCAGGGTGGGCGACTACGTGATGCAGGCTGTCACGGTCGACGGTGTCCGTGTTGTCGCAGCTCGCGTGGCCGACGGGATCGCCGGAGGAGATCTGCGGACGATCGCCAATGACGCCAAGGCACGGTTCGGCTCGGACGAGGCGGTCGTAGTCTTCGCCTCAGCCGACCCGGAGTCGGGCAAGGTGCCGTTCATCGCCGCGGTCACGGACGCCGCCGTTGCGCGGGGACTGTCCGCCGGCGAGGTCGTCAAGGCGATCGGCCCACTGGTGGGTGGTCGCGGCGGCGGAAAGCCGTCGATGGCGCAGGGCTCCGGCAGTGACGTGTCGGGCATCGACGCGGCGGTTGCGGCCGTTCGTCCGCATGTCGAATCGGCCCTGTCCGGCGCCAGGTGA
- the ruvX gene encoding Holliday junction resolvase RuvX: MAVPERPGDDDAGRGRRLGLDVGTVRIGVALSDPDGILATPLETVAAEKGSGRRPGSEFDRVLELVEQNFVVEVVVGLPVTLRSRKTESTIRAENYAAALQEALDGIPVRLVDERMSTVAATGAMRASGVSERKGRSRIDQAAAVHILQGWLDARTARKRVSDQ; encoded by the coding sequence ATGGCTGTCCCGGAGCGTCCCGGCGACGACGATGCCGGTCGGGGGCGTCGTCTCGGCCTCGACGTGGGCACCGTGCGTATCGGGGTGGCGCTGTCGGACCCTGACGGTATCCTCGCGACGCCGCTGGAAACCGTCGCCGCAGAGAAGGGCAGCGGCAGACGTCCGGGCTCCGAGTTTGATCGGGTCCTGGAACTCGTTGAGCAGAACTTCGTGGTGGAGGTGGTCGTCGGACTACCGGTGACGCTGCGTTCGCGGAAGACGGAGAGTACCATCCGGGCCGAGAACTACGCGGCCGCGCTGCAGGAGGCACTGGACGGTATCCCGGTCCGTCTGGTCGACGAGCGGATGTCCACTGTCGCCGCGACCGGCGCGATGCGCGCCTCCGGAGTCAGTGAACGCAAGGGGCGCTCACGCATCGACCAGGCGGCTGCGGTGCATATCCTCCAGGGGTGGCTTGATGCCCGAACCGCCCGTAAACGGGTGTCCGATCAATGA
- the mltG gene encoding endolytic transglycosylase MltG, translating to MPRKIRTEPRYRRRRQWSIAISLALVLLLVFVVAYVYYQREVVGTRDYEGEGNGNAVLIRVDEGDTVSGLIPKLLEDDVVGSRSAMLSAADEAEQHGENRGLEAGYYALQQKMSADAAMNALTDDERRLGVIDIPTGLTLEDITVVGGETRDGIFTSIADNSCREGLTDGLEDCVSVDALRETIASTPAAELGVPEWAVDNVEARGDDPRRIEGLISPGVHLFDPTAGPQEILTSLLEDSAEVYEGTGLLEASEGVGLTPYEMVTAASLIEREAPEGDFDKVARVILNRLDEDQQLEFDSTVNYDVAAQEVATTDEDRGRDTPWNTYAKKGLPDTPIASPGITALQAVEHPAEGDWLYFVTVDTDGRTVFNRSFSDHEAAIEESRRNGVLDSAR from the coding sequence TTGCCTCGAAAGATCAGGACCGAACCCAGGTACCGCCGTCGCAGACAGTGGTCGATAGCCATCAGCCTCGCACTGGTCCTCCTGCTCGTCTTTGTCGTGGCTTACGTCTATTACCAGCGCGAAGTAGTGGGTACCCGCGACTACGAGGGCGAGGGTAACGGTAACGCGGTCCTTATCCGAGTGGACGAGGGAGACACGGTCTCCGGCCTGATCCCGAAGCTACTGGAAGATGATGTCGTCGGTTCGAGGTCGGCAATGCTCAGTGCCGCCGATGAGGCCGAGCAGCACGGAGAGAACCGCGGTCTGGAGGCCGGCTACTACGCACTCCAGCAGAAGATGTCCGCGGACGCCGCCATGAACGCGCTCACCGACGATGAACGACGTCTCGGTGTCATCGACATTCCGACCGGCCTCACCCTCGAGGACATCACCGTGGTGGGAGGGGAGACCCGTGACGGCATCTTCACCTCCATCGCCGACAACTCCTGTCGGGAGGGTTTGACGGACGGGCTGGAGGACTGCGTCAGCGTCGACGCTCTGCGCGAAACCATCGCGAGCACCCCGGCCGCGGAACTGGGGGTCCCGGAGTGGGCCGTCGACAACGTTGAGGCCCGTGGCGACGACCCGCGTCGCATCGAGGGACTTATCTCCCCGGGTGTGCACCTGTTTGACCCGACCGCCGGACCGCAGGAGATCCTGACCTCGCTGCTGGAGGATTCCGCCGAGGTCTACGAGGGCACAGGACTGCTCGAAGCCTCGGAAGGTGTGGGACTCACCCCGTACGAGATGGTCACGGCCGCCTCGCTGATCGAGCGCGAAGCGCCGGAAGGCGACTTCGACAAGGTGGCCCGGGTGATCCTCAACCGGTTGGACGAGGACCAGCAGCTCGAGTTCGATTCGACGGTCAACTACGATGTCGCCGCCCAGGAAGTCGCGACCACGGACGAAGACCGCGGCCGAGACACCCCCTGGAACACCTACGCGAAGAAGGGGTTGCCGGATACGCCGATCGCCTCGCCCGGCATCACCGCTCTGCAGGCGGTGGAGCACCCGGCCGAGGGCGACTGGCTGTACTTCGTGACCGTGGACACGGACGGGCGCACGGTATTCAACCGGTCGTTCTCCGACCATGAAGCGGCGATCGAAGAATCGCGGCGCAACGGTGTGCTGGACAGCGCACGGTAG
- a CDS encoding shikimate dehydrogenase — translation MSETGNDAAEVYSVEEFLSLATELQQQADAPDGPVAQLCAVLGRPVGHSLSPVIHLGSAAMLGNESLVYVRVDAGEPSEVRRLMQQSPACVRGFSVTMPGKSAAHDLADNVTDRAALIGSANTLVPVRDAEGQLTGTWLADNTDVDGLSACLRAVLDEDRAAGAGRGVVVGNGGTARPAVAALAAEGFTSVTVLARSERALNLQNLVESYGMSFDWLRLDDDRLGDVCASADALISTIPAAGASAVAEHLAAAAAVVDVIYDPYPTPLMLAARSAGRPVSDGLLMLAGQGVEQFRQFTGETPSTEGMYRLLRAHRRTVEAQPGDTADAGS, via the coding sequence GTGAGCGAAACCGGGAATGACGCGGCTGAGGTGTACAGCGTGGAGGAGTTCCTCTCCCTCGCGACCGAGCTTCAGCAGCAGGCCGACGCGCCGGACGGGCCCGTGGCCCAGCTGTGCGCCGTGCTCGGACGACCGGTGGGGCACTCGCTCTCACCGGTGATCCACCTGGGCAGTGCCGCAATGCTCGGCAACGAGTCCCTGGTCTATGTCCGGGTCGACGCCGGCGAACCCTCCGAGGTCCGCCGACTGATGCAGCAGTCGCCCGCTTGCGTACGGGGATTCTCGGTGACCATGCCCGGCAAATCTGCCGCCCATGACCTGGCCGACAATGTCACCGACCGTGCCGCCCTCATCGGCAGCGCCAACACTCTCGTCCCGGTACGCGACGCCGAGGGGCAGCTGACCGGAACGTGGCTGGCCGACAACACCGATGTCGACGGTCTCTCAGCCTGTCTGCGCGCCGTGCTCGACGAGGACCGCGCTGCGGGGGCAGGACGAGGGGTGGTCGTGGGGAACGGCGGCACGGCACGCCCGGCCGTCGCCGCGTTGGCCGCGGAGGGCTTCACGTCGGTCACTGTACTGGCCCGGTCCGAGCGCGCACTGAACCTGCAGAACCTGGTGGAGTCCTACGGCATGAGTTTCGACTGGCTGCGCCTGGATGACGACCGCCTGGGCGACGTATGTGCGTCCGCCGATGCGCTGATCTCCACCATCCCCGCAGCCGGCGCGTCCGCCGTGGCCGAGCACCTGGCGGCGGCGGCTGCGGTCGTCGACGTGATCTACGATCCGTACCCGACACCGTTGATGCTCGCGGCCCGGAGTGCCGGGCGCCCGGTGTCAGACGGACTGCTGATGCTCGCCGGGCAGGGTGTAGAGCAGTTCCGACAGTTCACCGGGGAGACGCCGTCGACCGAAGGGATGTACCGGCTGTTGCGGGCGCACCGACGCACCGTGGAGGCACAGCCGGGGGACACGGCGGACGCAGGGAGTTAG